Proteins from one Dermacentor variabilis isolate Ectoservices chromosome 1, ASM5094787v1, whole genome shotgun sequence genomic window:
- the LOC142573640 gene encoding zinc finger protein SNAI2-like, which translates to MPRSFLIKKHVNAGATAVSRPVAVVKRPWLDEISHEAEDLSTSPPPVVRVPMALSPALSDGCVPDIARPFDLSLKARKSSGRSEYPSIHRPVALTPPPGVALIAPKGDRTMDWPHQPAYLAHSYMPLTLYPVAAASDYYAPMVPPPLVAGHPLTPRDLAKQSPPQRDAVVPSWSSGVSSSSSDEKESRGSPAPPERPRRRPENAPRYPCTGCNRSYSTYSGLSKHRQFHCSATTSKSFSCKYCEKDYSSLGALKMHIRTHTLPCKCKLCGKAFSRPWLLQGHIRTHTGEKPFACPHCSRAFADRSNLRAHLQTHSDIKKYSCKSCSRTFSRMSLLLKHEDGGCPAAALNRSQPKP; encoded by the exons ATGCCGCGTTCGTTCCTCATCAAGAAGCACGTCAACGCGGGAGCTACGGCCGTATCGCGGCCTGTAGCCGTTGTCAAGAGGCCCTGGCTGGACGAGATTTCGCACGAAGCTGAGGACCTCAGCACGTCGCCCCCGCCAGTAGTGCGGGTGCCTATGGCGTTGTCACCGGCGCTCTCCGATGGCTGCGTACCAG ATATCGCGCGGCCATTCGACCTCAGCCTAAAGGCGAGAAAATCGAGCGGGAGGTCCGAGTACCCTTCCATTCACCGGCCCGTGGCCCTGACACCGCCACCGGGAGTGGCCCTCATCGCCCCCAAGGGTGACCGGACCATGGACTGGCCGCACCAGCCTGCGTACCTGGCGCACAGCTACATGCCGCTCACGCTCTACCCTGTGGCAGCCGCGAGCGACTACTACGCGCCCATGGTTCCTCCACCTCTAGTGGCTGGTCACCCGCTGACGCCACGCGATCTGGCCAAGCAGAGCCCACCCCAGCGAGACGCCGTGGTTCCCTCGTGGTCGTCTGGCGTCTCCTCTTCTTCTTCGGACGAAAAGGAGTCGCGTGGCTCGCCAGCGCCCCCTGAGCGGCCCCGGAGGCGGCCCGAGAACGCGCCACGCTACCCTTGCACTGGCTGCAACCGCAGCTACTCCACCTACAGCGGCCTGTCCAAGCACCGGCAGTTCCATTGCTCCGCCACCACGAGCAAGTCCTTCTCGTGCAAATACTGCGAGAAGGACTACTCGTCGCTGGGCGCGCTCAAGATGCACATCCGCACGCACACGCTTCCCTGCAAGTGCAAGCTGTGCGGCAAAGCCTTCTCGCGACCCTGGCTTCTCCAGGGCCACATAAGGACGCACACCGGAGAGAAGCCGTTCGCCTGCCCACACTGCAGCCGAGCCTTCGCCGACCGCTCAAACCTCCGCGCCCACTTGCAGACGCATTCGGACATTAAGAAGTACAGCTGCAAGTCATGCAGCCGTACTTTCTCGCGCATGTCCTTGTTGCTCAAGCACGAAGATGGTGGCTGCCCCGCCGCGGCGCTCAACCGCAGTCAGCCTAAGCCCTAG